CCCCACATGGGTTCTCTGATGCTGAGTAAGGtttgagctgtcagtgaagcttttcccacagtcgtGGCATTTAAAGGGTCTATTTCCCGTGTGGATCCTCcaatgtttaataaggtttgaacgctgattgaagcttttcccacactctgaGCATTTATAGGGTCTatttcccgtgtggattctccagTGTGTAATAAGGTTGGAGCGActactgaaggttttcccacactcagtgcaggtgttttttctctctcctggggagattctctgctgggctgtggtttcctggAGATCCTTGCCACTTCCCCGACAATCCCCTGGCTGATTTCCCTGCTGACTCTCATGACTTTTTCTCCGCTCATGACTCCAGTGAACGTTCCCTTCAAATCTTTCTGAAAACATCCCGGGTGGTTCCACTAGCTCGTGATCTTTCTGCTGAGGATTCTCCTCCTTGCTCTTACTTACTGCCCCTTCACCTGCTGGGATAGAGAGAGGGAATCCAGGCATGAGTTATTGCAGGTGCTGGGCAGAAAGGAAACCTCAGGGGATGGGAAAAGGGGGAAACAAACGAGAGTAATTGCTGGAGAGATGTGGGAAAACCCCCCGCAGGAGCTGAACCCCTCCCATCTTTCcccagagaagagagaggagacccgttctgcctccacatcccatgcgaacactgagggggaagggagattGGGGAGGGAGCTACTGCCAGGTGTCAGTGAGGATGAGTGGGAAGCTGTGACCTCCTTCATGAGGACCTATCACATGCTGGGGACAGCCCTGACTTAGAGTTCACAAGGTCTTCGGAGGGATCCCAGCTCTTTTCTTCAGACACCAAGAAGTTTTGAGTTTGTTGAACTGATTCCTACCCCGGCAGGCACCTCCctggatctctctttcctctgagccCTGGAGACCCAGGACCCATGgatcttccccttgttccagctgggagacatcagcaggtttggaaactggaaaccctgctcaggggaaagaaaacaagggagggcAGGTGAACTTGTGGGACATTTGTCACAAACAGTGTTGtgtggttttaaccccagctcattatAAACCAGTGAAATTCTAAGTGCCCAAAGCTGCAGGACACTGCTAATGGGGGAACGTAACCATCTGCATCTCTGCTGGGagcacacacagccagacactcatcATCAAGGGGATccaaggggagactgcagagagaggaggagtGGCCCTGAGTGCTCTTCTCCCCAACAGAGGTGTCCAGTGCGAAGGAGAGGCCTCAGGAAACAGGGACCATTGAGCACGAGCTGGCTGGGTTCAGCTCGCGTGAGGAATGTTGTCAGCACCAAATACAGCACCTCAGAATTATCAGATGTCAAGAAAGTGCATTTGGGGGAATAACGGACTCTATCGAGTTACGAGTAATGGGAGAGAGTATGAAAGTcccccagggtggggagaggacGAGGGAATTAGAATTTGGGAGAAACTGACTGTAATTCTTCTGGAAAAGGAGAATGCGAGAAATAAGATTCAGGTCACGTGACCGAAAGAGGGACCAGCTCAAAGATCCAAGGAGCCTGCAGGGAAGAGAGATTGTGGCTGCTGCAGACAGGGAGGGGGAAGCGATATCCTCCGAGTTCCCAGAAGTCTCGCTACCATCCTGTGCCATCACCAAGGAAGTGCCCCTTCCCGCCGGGGAAGGGGTTGTCCCATGGCAGGGATGAAATGCAGGAACAGAGTCCAGGGTTTCAGTGGGTAGGGATgaggtgggcagggggaggaCTGAGCAGTGGAGGGAGGACAAGGgttaaaacaatataaaaaataCATCAAAGAAAGTGCAAGTGGACTAAAAAAAATGGAGGGTCGGCACCAAGGCAACGGGGCCTGGGCAGAGATTCTGTGTTCATGGGCTGGGACTCCCCAGCCCCAGATCCCCCCaacctgccctccctccctggtgGCCATTAGTCttcttcctccacactcccccccgccctcctCACATCCTGGGACCACAGCACCTACTCCTTGTGTTCTCCTCTCCTGGCCCTAACCCCCTTCGCGTCCAGGTCCTCAGCCGCTTTCCATCCCACCCTCCCACTGTTCCAAGCTGTAAGAAAGCTGCAAAAATTCTTTACCTCAACGAAAGGCTCCCCAGTGTGAAGTGAGAGAAACACTGATCTCCACTAGCGAAGCCCCCTCCTCCTTCAGAACGAGCCCCACACAGCTCAGTGCCCTCTTCCCTTCACAGCCAGTCCGTACACACTATAGCAGCCCCATTTCGCATTCAGGATCAGCTAGACAAGGGTTCCAACCCCTCCCTCCTGAAACTCTGCTGCCGCCCTGGGGCCTTTTTCAGCCGCTCATTACAGCTGCAGACTGCACCGTGTGTGGGTGTTTCAGCCTCGTCTCACCATTTCACATCACTCAGGTTCTTGTTCCTTTCTCAAAGGGAAATGCACCACTCAGCTCAGGATTCACTCTGACCCCCCCAGACCTCACCGCAGGAGTGACCTGGGCAGTCACTGCTCCACCGCTTCCAGGTTTATCTCGGGCTGGGGGCAGCAATCCCCGGCCGCTAACATGGTTCTTGGTCAGAACCCCCCCAGGAGAGACAGAAACGTACCTGTGTGGTTCTCCAGCTCCAGCCGCAGAGTctctggggaaggagaggaaggcagaggtgagaattcaggccctcgCACTCATGGGCATATTCCTATTGGTTACTAACGTACCTGCTTTTCATGATGAGATGGGGACCCGGGACGAGGCTGGTAACTCAGGCAGAGCCGGCCCCACAGGGCTACTCGCATGGGCGAGGGGAactccctgagctggggctgagaTGGAGCCCAGGGTCAGCGACACACTATAGcccctgactcctccccagggcgAGGGTCCCTCTTACCAGTAGGATGCTGCTGCCAAACTCCaattcacctttgaatcccagcagcacctcctgcaggatGGCACTTTTcagagagaaatcgctgagtctcttctccagctccgcaaacCCCGGCTCTGGCTTCTGAAACGGcccgtcctccctgctggggaaagcagGAAGGGTGAGACATGGGTCCGATTCCCAATCCCAGAAACCCCCAAACTCCAGAAAACCTGCATCTGAGCTTTATCGTCTGAGATGtcacctgcccacagcctggTGCGCTCCATGGGCCCAGAGAGATGGGATGTGGGGAGCCATTGGGGCCCAGAATGGAGACAGGTTCTGGTGCCCTCGCGGGGACACGCTGGGGTGCTgagccaccctccaccctgagttATTCCAGTACCAAGGGGCACCCGCATTGGGatatgtggaaagggaggagacggAGACCAGAGAGTGGGCGTGTCCCATGTGCTCACAGGggcacagacagagcccaggtcTTCCCCAGGGATTGAACCTGGACCATTTAATGCCCAAAGCCCGGAGAACTTCAGCTAAAGCAGTGACTCCCGGGGTGTCAGCCCCATTGGTGGAGGGCCTGTATCCCGCTTATCATTGTCCTCAAGCTAGGGAATAAACTGGGGACACCCAGGCACAAAGATCCAGGGCGGGAATCTGCCCTTTATATAGAAAGCTTTAATTCCTGTTAGTTATAAAGTACTTCATTGTCACAGCTTTTTTCACTCAAAGGGAAAACAGCCACTTCTGCTATTTCTACCCTGTTTCCCTgccttcctccccccgccccccgtccttgtgtgtgtgtctctcctctgttcttccctccctgcagcaactcccTATTCCCACCTCTCAAGGGCTTcactcccatcccctccccatcccacctgcTACAGAGACCAGCAATGGACATTCAAGCGACATCATTTCAGCTGACACACCAATGAGATTCCCAGGGGAGTTCACACATCTCTGAGCCGGGGTTCATGCTGTTTCacagactcaggcctggtctgcactagaaTATTAGGTTgtcttaactacattgctcaggggagCGAAAAATCCACAGCTCTGAGCAGCGTAGATAAGCCAACTTGAGTGCCCCAGCAGACAGTGCTGGGCCAAACGAGcatcttccatcgacctagctccTGCCTGTGGGGAGGCGGATCACCTACGCCAGTGGGACAACCCCTCCCGTCACCATAGGGAGCGTCTACACGGAAACGCTGCAGACAGGAAGGCACCATCGCCTCCCTTTGCATTTCAGAAGGTTTCTTTGCAAGCGTGAAGGCtagaaacctttttttaaaagacaaaagctgagattctgcacaCTGTGAACACGTGATGTGGCCTCGTAAACACATCAGCCAGGCTGGGTCTGGCCCACAGGCCCTGTGTTTGACAGCCCCCATTAGCTGTCAGGTAGTAAGAGGCTCTCTCCTTCCTGAGGCAGCCACTAAGGAAAGATGTGATCTCAGGCATTCAGCCCGCGTGTCACAGCGCAGGAAGCGCCGCAGTCAGTGGAATTCCAATTCTAAACCATCGCTTTCCACACGAACGCTGAAACGGAGCCCAGGACGTACCGGCTCTCAGTGCGTCCAGCACCCTGCACAGGGGGAGAAAGAAGAGGCAGTCAGTGGGCCTGTGCCAGGCTAGGgtggcctcctgctctgcaggggagtCACCACTGGAGTTGCGGGTATTTGGGGAATTTCAGACACTTGGGTTCACATTAAGAGAACAGCTGCCATCTCCCACCCCCACTGCTACGCCCAGCTGGGACGTCTGCCCTCAGCAAGCCCAGGGGTCCCTGCTAGGAGGTCGCCATTGGGGAAAGTCTCTCCCCAGGCACTTTACAGGAAGAGAACATTCCCCCTAGTGCCgagagcccccccaaaccccctcaCACCACTGAACCCACTAGCCTGGGACGACATGGGACCTtgggcctggcgggggggggagggggggctgggaattTCACCCTCAAAGTGCAAACGCAGAGAGACATTTACAGGGCAGGAGAGACGGTCTTGGGGTTACAGCCCCCAGGGGTCCcaggtcccagccctggctctgccacagactcactgtgtgactgtgggcaggACTCTGCTCCGTCCTGTGCCTCACCTTCCCCTTTGCACAATAGGGATAATGTCCCTGACCCCACCTTGTGAGGCGCGTTGGGAGCTAGGGCTGAGAAGTAGCGTATTAGCGCTGCCATAAGCCAGTCTGACCTGCGGGGATCGGCTCctcggctgctgctgcccctcctctCCGAGCAGAGAAATCTCCCCGGACGGTCTGGAGACGCCCTGGTCCCTTCTCCTGACAATGGCTCTGGCTAGCTCCTCCAGCTGGGACAgcaggagctgctcctgctcttccAGGAACCCTCGCAGCTCCTTCCACTCCGCaacgatcttctgcctctcggcttcAGTCTGTTTCTGCAACCCAAGGAGAGGGCAGCTCGGTAACGGGAGAATCAGATCTGTGCCCCCCGCAGATGGGggagttatttaccagaacacagGGTTGATGCGGCGGGTGATGGGAGCTCAGTTAGGCCGGGAagggtggaggaaggagggcGGGGTGAGATGCACATGGGTAACAGGGGGGACTTTTCTCCCCAAACCTCATCAAATTGCACTGAACCAAACTCTTCATCTGCCCACCCAcatttcctctccttccccccctctcccctagGGACTAGAAAGGAACCTGGTCACTATAATATCTGAGCAGCCCTTGGGCAGGGCCTCTCCGGGCCACGGACTGACACTCTCCTGCGCAGGAGCCTCTTGGACCCTAAACACATCATGTTGCTCCAACGTCTGACCCTGCCCTctccctgggctccagtgggGATGCTTTCCTGGCTAAGGCTGGCAGCACGGGCCCTGTGTTTgctgtgtcatagaatcatagaagattagggttggaagagacctcaggaggtcatctactccaacccccttctcaaagcagggccaacttgttctgtcatctgacaccactgagaacagctgagctccatcctctttggaacccccttcaggtagctgaaggctcctatcaaatcccccctcgttcttctgttctgcagactaaataagcccagttccctcagcctctcctatttgtccacatcctttctgtagtggggggcccaaaactggatgcaatactccagatgtagcctcaccGAATAGAGGGGAGttatcacttcccttgatctgctggcaatgctcctattaatgcagcccaatatgccattagccgtcttggcaacaagggcacactgctgactcatatccagcttctcgttcactgtaacccccaggtccttttctgcagaactgccgcttagccagtccgtccccagcctgtagcagtgcatgggattcttccatcctaagtgcagggctctgaacttgaccttgttgaacctcatcaggtgtCACTCAGGGCACTCTGATCCCAGGCAAACCTGagcggcagggggctctgggcacctaccagcagctctgcactttgccgctcctcctcggctttttGCAGACAGGCCAGATGCTCTCCCGGTGCCTCCTgcaagaagggggaggggggtgtttacAAACAGCTCCAATGGGCCTCACAACTTCCAGAtttcagggcccaatcctgccctgCACATGCCTGCGCAGAGCCCCTGGGACTGACTTTCTTGCCAGATACAGTTCAGCCTCAGCGAGGAAGATCTCATGGGGGCAGTGAGAGCGGAACCAGGTTTTCCAAGGAAGACACAGGACACcctggtgaagtgacagggatGCAACCCAAACCTGAGCCCCAACCATTCCCCAGCCCCATCCACATCCCAACCAACCAACTTCAGACATTCCCCCAACTTCCCCAGCTCCAACCCCAACATATCCAAAGtgccagatctgaacatggacCCCCTCAAACCCAATATCCCCCCAAACCACCACCCCCAATaccccagctctgacccctgcACACACACTGGCACATCCCCAAGGCCCAGCTTTGAACCTCCCCCACATCTACAGACCCCTCACACCAACACATCCCAAAGTCTGGCTCTGACCCCCGCCCATGGCCACACCCCCGATCCCAGCTCCAAGCAGCCCCACGATCCCCAGCTCCTGCTGTTTCTCCCACATAAGAACAttagaacagccagactgggtcagaccaatggtccacctagcccagtgtcctgcctctgacagtagccagtgtcagattcttcacagggaatgaacaggccAATTATGGCAAGATCCACTccctgttatccagtcccagcttctggcagagtttagggacacctggagcttgtggggggagggagggggaggaaggggtgtcatagactcatagaatctcagggacctcaggaggttctagtccaaccccctgctcagagcaggaccaaccccaactaaatcatcccagccagggctttgtcaagcctgaccttaaaaacctctaaggaaggagattccatcccctccctagggaacccattccagtgcttcacccaccctcctagtgaaatagtgtttcctaatatccaacctaaacctcctccactgcaacttgagaccattgctccttgttctgtcatctgccaccactgagaacagctgagctccatcctctttggaaccccccttcaggtagttgaaagcagctatcaaatcccccctcattcttctcttctgcagactaaacaatcccagttccatcagcctctccccataagtcatgtgctccagccccctaatcattttcattgccctccgctggactctctccaatttctccacatccttcttgtagcatggggcccagaactggacacaatactccagatgtgacctcaccagtgccaaatagaagggaataatcacttcccttgatctgctgacaatgctcctactaatgcagccaaatatcccgttagccttcttggcaacaagggcacattgttgactcatatccagtttctcgtcccaggatcttttctgcagaactgctgcccagacttcggtccctagtctgcagcagtgaatgggatttgtCTGTCCTAagcgcaggactctgcacttgtccttgttgaacctcatcagatttctttggcccaatcctccaatttgtctaggtccctctgtatcgtgtccctaccctccagtgtatctaccacacCCCCCTGCTTAGTGTCATCAGTGAATTTGCTACGGtgaatccacaccatcctccagatcgttaatgaagacattgaacaaaaccggccccaggaccgacccttggggcactccgcttggtACCAggtgccaactagacatggagccattgatcactacccattgagcccgacgatctagccagttttctatccaccttatagtccattcatccagcccatacgtcTTTACCTTGCTGGCAAGATACTGTGAGAGaccttatcaaaagctttgctaaagtcaagctaGTCCCTGGCGCTCCTGGCTAAGAGCCGCTCACCAGCCAGATCTGCAGCGTTCCGGGTGCGAGCGCAGGTGGGTTTCCATCCCGGCATCGGGGGATTTTGTGGCTCATTCCCGGgcccttccccagggcccccgACACCCCTTCGCGTTCCCGGCTGCGGGCGCGCGGAGCAGGGGTgtccccagagccccccaggtGGGGTGACCAGAGCTCCCggttttacagggacagtcccgatatttggggctttgtcttgtcCAGGCGCCttcgcccccccgccccggtccCGATTTCCCACGCGCTGCCCGGTCACCCCGCGCCCAGCgaccccggccccgcccgccgCGCACCCCCCACGGGGCCCCCCGGCCCGTGTCCCGGCCGCGCGGCCCCGCCCACCTCGCCGCCCCGCTGCCGGCGGGGCCGGAGCAGCCGCCGCGCTGggcccccggccccggccatggctcctcggccggacaaagggctgcgggcggggcggggggcggggccgccCCGGATTGGCCGGGCGGCGGGCGGGGCCCGCGCAGGGGGGTTCGTGACGCTCGGTGCCGCCAGCTCCTGAGAGAGGAGCCCGGAGCCCAGGATCCGCGGGGCGGCGGGGCGAGCTCGGGGGTcccggggcggggccggagcCCGGGGGAGCGGCTGGTGCGGGGGGAAGCTGGAGCAGCGCCCGAGCAGCGGTTCCAGGGGGGTTCGGCTGCGGGAGATCAGCGCCTGGGGGCGGATCAACCGCAGCGAGCGGCTGCGCTCGGCTCCAGCTGGCTTGTGGGTGAGAAACCGGAGCAAAAAGCGGAGTCGCGGATCCCAAGGGCGGGGGGGCCGTGCTCAGCCAGTCTGacccctgcacagcacaggccaagcacttccccaaataattcctagggaTGTGTTAGGAAAACAGCCACCCAGCCAGTGCTGATTTAAAAACGGTCAGCAACAGagacttcaccaccctccttggTACATCGGTCCAGTAGCTAAATCTCCTCACTGTTAGCAATGCGCCTTGTTCCCATctggatttgtctagcttcaactgccAGCCACTGGATCGTGTCACACCTGTCTCTGCTGCATCAAAGAGCCCATTAgtcaatatttgttccccatatagataCCTACatactgtgatcaaatcaccccatAACCTGACCTTTGTTAGCCTAAGTAGCTTGAGCTCTCCATGTCTGTCACTACAAGGTGTTTTCTAATCCTGTATCCAgtctcatggttcttctctgagccctctccaatttatcaacagccttcttgTATTATGAGCACCGGAAcgggacacaggattccagcagcgatTGCACCACtctcaaatacagaggtaaaataacctctctgctcctactcaagattcccctattTATGTCTCCCAGGAtcccattagctcttttggccacagcatcacgtTGGAAGCccacgttcagctgattatctaccataacccccaaat
This Mauremys reevesii isolate NIE-2019 linkage group 17, ASM1616193v1, whole genome shotgun sequence DNA region includes the following protein-coding sequences:
- the LOC120384913 gene encoding zinc finger protein 154-like isoform X3, with the translated sequence MSHKIPRCRDGNPPALAPGTLQIWLEAPGEHLACLQKAEEERQSAELLKQTEAERQKIVAEWKELRGFLEEQEQLLLSQLEELARAIVRRRDQGVSRPSGEISLLGEEGQQQPRSRSPQGAGRTESRREDGPFQKPEPGFAELEKRLSDFSLKSAILQEVLLGFKETLRLELENHTGFPVSKPADVSQLEQGEDPWVLGLQGSEEREIQGGACRGEGAVSKSKEENPQQKDHELVEPPGMFSERFEGNVHWSHERRKSHESQQGNQPGDCRGSGKDLQETTAQQRISPGERKNTCTECGKTFSSRSNLITHWRIHTGNRPYKCSECGKSFNQRSNLIKHWRIHTGNRPFKCHDCGKSFTDSSNLTQHQRTHVGERPYRCSECGKSFTRSSDLIRHETIHTGDRPFKCSKCGKSFNDRSNLITHQRTHMGERPYRCSECGKSFSVSSSLITHWRIHTGERPYECCECGKSFTRSSDLIRHETIHTGDRPFKCSKCGKSFNDRSNLIRHQRIHKGQ
- the LOC120384913 gene encoding zinc finger protein 586-like isoform X2; amino-acid sequence: MSHKIPRCRDGNPPALAPGTLQIWLEAPGEHLACLQKAEEERQSAELLKQTEAERQKIVAEWKELRGFLEEQEQLLLSQLEELARAIVRRRDQGVSRPSGEISLLGEEGQQQPRSRSPQGAGRTESREDGPFQKPEPGFAELEKRLSDFSLKSAILQEVLLGFKETLRLELENHTGFPVSKPADVSQLEQGEDPWVLGLQGSEEREIQGGACRAGEGAVSKSKEENPQQKDHELVEPPGMFSERFEGNVHWSHERRKSHESQQGNQPGDCRGSGKDLQETTAQQRISPGERKNTCTECGKTFSSRSNLITHWRIHTGNRPYKCSECGKSFNQRSNLIKHWRIHTGNRPFKCHDCGKSFTDSSNLTQHQRTHVGERPYRCSECGKSFTRSSDLIRHETIHTGDRPFKCSKCGKSFNDRSNLITHQRTHMGERPYRCSECGKSFSVSSSLITHWRIHTGERPYECCECGKSFTRSSDLIRHETIHTGDRPFKCSKCGKSFNDRSNLIRHQRIHKGQ
- the LOC120384913 gene encoding zinc finger protein 586-like isoform X1, whose product is MSHKIPRCRDGNPPALAPGTLQIWLEAPGEHLACLQKAEEERQSAELLKQTEAERQKIVAEWKELRGFLEEQEQLLLSQLEELARAIVRRRDQGVSRPSGEISLLGEEGQQQPRSRSPQGAGRTESRREDGPFQKPEPGFAELEKRLSDFSLKSAILQEVLLGFKETLRLELENHTGFPVSKPADVSQLEQGEDPWVLGLQGSEEREIQGGACRAGEGAVSKSKEENPQQKDHELVEPPGMFSERFEGNVHWSHERRKSHESQQGNQPGDCRGSGKDLQETTAQQRISPGERKNTCTECGKTFSSRSNLITHWRIHTGNRPYKCSECGKSFNQRSNLIKHWRIHTGNRPFKCHDCGKSFTDSSNLTQHQRTHVGERPYRCSECGKSFTRSSDLIRHETIHTGDRPFKCSKCGKSFNDRSNLITHQRTHMGERPYRCSECGKSFSVSSSLITHWRIHTGERPYECCECGKSFTRSSDLIRHETIHTGDRPFKCSKCGKSFNDRSNLIRHQRIHKGQ